ttgctatattttagcTTCTCAACCATTAAAAAGTGTgctccagcagtggagctatagcaaaaaaaattttgcttccagctacagtacacatctaaagatagatgtgtactgtagctcaaaggtaaaaaaaaaaaaaaattattttagtaaatttctctctcttcaatcctttaaaaaatattttttcttcctttctttttcgtTCTCTCTAGCTTCTcttctttcatcatttttccttctctttttttttttttttctctccctcgtATACTCTCTGCTTCGCCGCCGATAAGTTCTGAACCGTCGAACTTCCCCGCCGATAAGGTCTGGATCGTCGAGCCTCGCCGCCGATAACTTCTGGATCGTCGAGCTTCGCCGCCAATAACTTCTGGATCGTCAAGCCTCGCCGCCAATAACTTCTGGATCGTCGAGCTTCGCCGCCGATAACTTCTGGATCGTCGATCTTCATCGCCGACCCATCTCGCCCAGTCCTCCATTTCACCGCCGATCCTCATTCTCATCGCCCACATCACTGTCTCATGCCGCCAACCCATCTCGCCCAGTCCTCCATCTCACCGTCGATCCAAGCTCCATTGTCGATCCAAGCTCCATCGGCACCGCCTTCATCGGACTCAAGAACGCCGCGGATTTCGTGGCGTGGCTATGGctggatttgtgatttgtgtgggtttgttggtgtgatttgtgatttgtgtgatTTGTGCTGATGGTTTTTTTCTGTGATCTTGGTTggttggcagtggtggtggatcggtttgtgaagtttttttgttttgtgtttgtattattttattgtaatagaaatattattttattgtaatgtttatattattttattgtgttgaaagctaaaatagatgcACTGCTGCagtatgttttgtaaagtgtataggtaaaatagataaagtaactttttatagagctaaattgctaaaattttagctccactgctgtggatgatataaagatttattttatcaataaatgTAAATGATGCTTACTCGTCGAATCGTTGTTGAAATGTGATACAATATATGTGAATTGTACAATCGGTTTGTCAAACAAATTAGAATTGAGATTTGGACTATTTGAGAACAAAAGTAGAGAGGGTAACCATGTGATGCCCATGTGTGACTTCCTTATTTATGTGCATGAGTGATTGGAATAATAACTTAGCAAAAAACCAAAAGGGGTGGTGAGAATAATAATACCACGATACTTGCCCCACAAGGAGAAataaaggagagagaagaaaaaagaaaaaagaaaaaaaagaggcaatTCTCTTGTAGTTAACcttcattatttaaaaagtcaCGAATtcgctttcaaaaaaaaaagtcacgaATTCCTCCTAATTgtcagatttttttaaaaaagggagGAATAAATAAAAGGATAATAATAGTTTTACCCTATTGCGTTTAGCTCTGATGATATCTTCGAAATTGATTTTTCAGCACAAGTGAAGggtaaaaaataaatctgaTTCAACAATAATCCCAATCTAAGTGTACCACACAATCGATCAAGATAAATTTTGATGCCCCAACGAGAACCTTTATAAGTAACTCTAACTGTTGTTAAGGCAGAAAAGCTAGTCTGATATTGTTAGATATTATTACTGATTCAGGTGATTCATTTGTTGGTCCGAAACTCTTGCTGCTATTTGGTAGTCAGACTTTTGAAGGCTGAATGTGAAGGCCCAACATATTCTTCTCCTTTTCCGAAGTATGAGCCATGTTTTGAAAAAGGCTAACTTTGTGGCCCATTGGTtgtcttttatatttcttgagTGGAAGGCCCTTCTCTTTTATCCCTAGCTctggcttttttttatttttattttattttttatttttttatatactaaatatttttaacacacacaaaaagaggagagaagattttaaagaaacttacagtaatatatattcaaaatattttgcttTGAGTGCCCTTGTAGGACATAAAAGCATAAAGTTCTGGAGTTTTTTGGGTATTTACTGTGtatctgtatatattaagaagattcagaaagttagttattgcattttttactgtaaaaaatACCATGATTTAATTAATCTATTCTTATTCCTTAAAAAGATAAATAAGATTAAGATGGTTAATCAACTAAAATTTTCTCACTACCCTCATACTTCCCACTTTCCAGCCCCACTACCCACgtttttaaccaaaaataagAGATCAAAGCTACCCACCCACGActcctataaaaataaaaataaaataccaacggttccaataaaaaaattccataaatttaaaaaaaaaaaaaaaaaactactcacatcacataaaattaaaaaaaaccactagCCTCTGAGCAACTACTCACgtcacataaaattattttactacaaatgcttaacactcatcacacccctagattttttttttttttttttttttttgtgtttggaaaatatattaatctcaaattgtaatttatgcaaattattaacttttacaaaaaaaaaaaaaaagccgtGCTCACTTCAAAATTTcactaatttaagaaaaaataatgcttttaaaataattaaataaaactaaaaagagTCGTGTTAATTATAAGTTAAATATATGGTACACTCAATTGAACTGtgttttaaaatcaaaattttagccaaaattcatttcatcttcaacaaaaattttaagaacacATAAAAAACCATCACTCATCACATCCCtagatttttttatgattgaaaaatatattaatctcaaattctaatttatgcaaattattaacttaaaaaaaaataaaaataaaaacctttgaGCGCACACTCACTTCAAAATTTcactaatttaagaaaaaaataatgcttttaaaataacaaataaaaataaaaagagccGTGTTAATTATAAGTTGAATATATGGTACACTcaattgaaattgtgttttaaaataaaaattccagctaaaattcatttcaacttcaacaaaaattttaagaacacATAAAAAAACCATCACTTTTACTACAACTATGTGTAGGAGTTGGACAGCTTATAGTTCAATTtatgcaacaaatttttttttttttttaaaagtaaaattacaaACTACACCCCTAAAAGTATGGGGTGTTTAAATTTTTacagtttaaaattttaaaatttaaattttatctcttaaaatttaaagatatttaaattttatactcCAAAATCTAAATACCCCAAATTTTAaagggtaaaattcaaattttgaaacttcaatatataaaattcacTTTCTCAAACTCCTTtaggtaaaatttaaattttaaaattttagggtgtaaaatataaatattcttaaattttacaaatttttcttaaaaaaaaacggaaattgggttgggttttttgaCCCGTTAATCTGAAAAGCCCTCCCACCCGAGCGAGCTTACGCCTTTCTGCGTCTCTGTtgctaagggtccgtttggatagagcttattgctgaaaactgaaaactgaaaactgaaaactgaaaactaaaaacactgtaccaaaataatttttaaatgtgtaaatagtactgtgggacccatttttaataaaaaaaattctgtaaagtgaagtttgtgggtcccgtgaacagtacacgggacccacagatgtgctgaaaagtcagcaaatgcggttactgttcatgcacagtagcatgaacagtagccgctgTCCCCCTGACCTGTGCatcagcagaaaaaaaaaaaaaaaaaacaaaacaaaacaaaaaaaaaacgcagaatcGTGGATGCTGGACGCTGGCcactgtatccaaactcagccttagggtctgtttggatagagcttattgctgaaaactgaaaactgaaaattgaaaacactgtagcaaaataattttaaaatgtgtgaatagtaccgtgtgacccatttttaataaaaaaaaatctgtaaagtgaagtttgtgggtcccatgaacagtacacgggacccacaaatgtactgaaagtcaacaaaatcggctactgttcatgcacagtaacatGAACAGTAGCTGATTCCCCTATGAAATGCGtgcagcagaagaaaaaaaaaaacgctgaagTCGCAGACGCAATAAttttcatccgtatccaaactcagccttagggtccgtttggatacagcttattgctgaaaactgaaaactgaaaacactgtaccaaaataatttttaaatgtatgaatagtgccgtgggtcccatttttaattttaaaaaatctgaaaagtgaagtttgtgggtcccgcgaacagtacacgggacccataaatttgctgaaagtcaacaaaatcggctactgttcatgcacagtagcatgaaTAGTAGCCGTTTCTCCTATGAAACGCGTGAAGCagaagggcaaaaaaaaaaaaaaaaaaaaaaacgctgaacgCAGACGCCCCTtttttcatccgtatccaaactcagccttaggctgagtttggatacaatgGCCAGCGTCCAGCGTCCACGattctgagtttttttttttttttttttttttttttttttttttttttttttttttctgctgatgcacgggtcagggggacagcggctactgttcatgctactgtgcatgaacagtaaccgcatTTGCTGACTTTTCAAAGACATCATGGGTCTCGTGACCGTttacgggacccacaaacttcactttacagaattttttttattaaaaatgggtcccacagtactattcacacatttaaaaattattttggtacagtgttttcagttttcagttttcagcaataagctctatccaaacggaccctaagaaAGAGATAAAAAGAAGGGAACACACACGCTCTCACTGAACCCAGTAGTGTCTCActgaacccaacccaaccctttaaattcaagaaaaatccgaaagcaaaagcaaaagcaaaaatgGCAGTCATTCACCACTGTCCTTGTCGTCCTCTCCTTCACACACTCTTTTCTTCCACCTCCTCCTGGACCAGCACCAGAACATTAGGCCGTGTTTGGCCTCGCTCTTTCTCGCATACTCAAACCActccaccaccaccgccaccttctttttcttcgcctctccaaccaaacaccccAACCCGCATGCTTTGTAATGTCAATGCCATCCTTTctttacaaaattatataatgcATTTCTTTTTTCCCGCGTTTTCTTTATAATTGAAATGgcaatttttatttgtaaagtgATAATTTTGGGTTGTTCTGTTTGTTGAAGCTAGTGTAGAGCAGATAGGAGTGGGAAGCAACGTTTTGGGTGATAAAGTGAGTGTGTTGAAGCAGAAAATGGAGCTTCTTGGTATCAACTCTCACGATTTTCTCATTCCTGGACGCTTCCATCACTTTTTTTGCCCCAAGGTTCCTCCTCCTTTTGTTAATCTATCATTTGCATCTCTCTTaaatcacaatattttccttttttttttgttaaaatacttTAGCACATGAGCAATTTTAGTCTGTAAAGTTTAAAGTGATCGTTTTTAGACCTTATAAACTTAAAGGGatcgcttttagtccctatgAGCAATGACATGTCCATTTTTTGTCTGACCACGTCATCTAAGGGACTAAACCGCTCATGGGTATTCTTATGTATGGTCTTTCAAATTTGATATTGTAAAGCCTTTCATATAAATGTAGTGCAAAGGAGGGCAGTCAATGATAAGGACCTTATCTCTTCATGTCATCCAAGATGGGTAAGAAGCTGCTTCTACTACTTTTGCTGATTTGAATGCTTATATAGTAGTGGGTTGAGGAACTAGGCTATAATTGCTTCTGTCACTGAATGTTTTTAGGGGTTTTGCTATGTGGAGGTGTTTCCACAATGAATGTCAATGGATAGGCCAGGtacgggaaaaaaaaaaaaatgttatctgTGTAcacatttttgtttcttattctAAATGAGAAAATCTCAGCCAATTTGGCTGTTTGGTTTTAGGTATTTGCAGATGACAGGGCAGCATATGATGGATTTGGAAAGAAATTCAAGTCCTTTGGACAAATATCAGAGGAAAGTCTAGGATTAGAACCGCTAGGTTCCGAGGTACTTAGATTGTGATTTTTCATATATGCTTGAATCATAgcaactctttattttattaagttacACATTACTTTGAATACTTGCTCATCACGAATCGTAGTAGAGGTCTTTACATTTAATGTCCTTTGAGATTTTTGGATAATGGTATAGTGCCATTGTAGCAACTAGGTTTACTGTTGAAGCACAAGGGGAATCAATCTTGGAAGTATTGAAGAATAGTTTCACTAATTCTATCCATTGCATTATAACTGTTTGGACAGTAAGCTTAGCAGTGATTTGTAATGTAGTTATTAAGAAAGCACATGATCATGTTAATTGAAAATGTCTAATATATCTGTTAGATAGATTGGGTTTTTGCAGAAAGATAGaggaattctttttttatttttttatttttgggtagaaaTGCACTTCCTAAGTGTGGCTAATGTTACCCCTCCCTTTAACAATCCTAGGGATTGAGGCAAGGGGATCTATTCTCTCCTTGTTGTTTATTCTTGTTATGGAGATTCTTAGTAGAAAGCTTAATTGAGTAATAGAAATTGGTTTACATCTGCTTTTCAATTTAGGAATGGATCTAGAGGAACTCCAATGATTTCTCACTCTGTGTAGATGTAGAATACTTCTTCACGATGCAACTGCAGAACAACTCCTTTAcgtctctttttgttttttgagattgTGTATGGCTAAAAGTGAACTTGAGCAAGAATGAGATTGTTCCTGTGGCAGTAGTGATGGTGTTCTATAGTTTGTGAGTATTTTTTGCTGTAGAGTATGTGTCTGCCTATAAACTGTCTTCTAGAAAAATTGGAAGAAATTGTATTTATCTAAGACTGGTAGGTTTACTCTTATCAAAAGTACTTTATCTAGCTTGCCAACTTAGTTTTTATCACTCTTTACCATACACACTCACGTGGCAAGTAGATTGGAGAAGGTATAGGGGGATTTTTCTTGGGGAATGTTAGGGTATGAAGTTGAATCCTGTGGATTAGAATAGAATTCGTTCTCCTAATGGGAGGTTAAGTGTGAAAATCGTGTACTTTTAACCAAGTTTTGTTGTAAATAGTTTTGGCAATTGGTAGATGAGGGTAAACATCTTTGGAGAGAGTGGTGGCAATCCAGGAAGACATGGAATGGGAACTACTACCACTACTAGAGGAAGATATAAGATAGTTTCAAGGAAGGTGACATCAGGTCTAACGAAATGATGACGTAACGTATGGGAATAAGACTTGTACACTTTTTGAGTAAGTGACtacccaataaaaataaatttaagagaTCAAGATCTAGTTCATCACCTCTAGGGCCTAAGATATGAACTGATGTAGGAAGATCTCAGAAGCATAGACACTTCACAATCCCCATTGTGTTCGTGTCAGATATGTGTCCGTATCAGATACACCGAGGACACTTCTGCATGCGTGTCCTTAGTATGttgggaaaatattttttttatttgaaaattttcctttgatttAAGATTTCGGTAAAGAAAAGTGAGTGATGGTTGAAGATGGACTTTTGGAATAATATCCCAGGTGCTGACTAAGTGAGTGATGGTTTGAGATGCTTCCAGTCACAATTCTGAAAGATGAACAGATACCATATTTCATAGTAAAAATTCTTCTCTCATGAATGGACTGAATGAAGGAAGGATGATAGTTGTAAACTTGTAGTTTGTAGATAGACAaacatttttctcaagttgAGGGTAATGCCATCACGGTATTGTGACATGATTATTTGACATCTTTAAACATGTACTATAGTCTTCAATCATTGCTTAGCTTCATCAAGACAAAATATAACTATTAGTCTATTGTGTATCTGTACAAATAGAGGGGgagtttggggggggggggggagttgaTACACTATCTCTGTAGACATgctttttttgctaaacttGTAGACATGcttgaaagagaaagagtgCAGCTGTTGGCAAAGTTAAGATCCTATTTGAGAAGCATCTCAATCTTCAATGCAAAGGACATCTCTGTCATAACTATGATTAGTCATTACAACAACCTTAACAAGATTTTCCTTAGGCAATTAA
The sequence above is drawn from the Castanea sativa cultivar Marrone di Chiusa Pesio chromosome 5, ASM4071231v1 genome and encodes:
- the LOC142633844 gene encoding primase homolog protein-like isoform X2 encodes the protein MAVIHHCPCRPLLHTLFSSTSSWTSTRTLGRVWPRSFSHTQTTPPPPPPSFSSPLQPNTPTRMLSSVEQIGVGSNVLGDKVSVLKQKMELLGINSHDFLIPGRFHHFFCPKCKGGQSMIRTLSLHVIQDGGFAMWRCFHNECQWIGQVFADDRAAYDGFGKKFKSFGQISEESLGLEPLGSELIAYFAERMISEKTLQRNAVMQLSSRKEKGTEKILYGLDDINDVAEIIIVEGEIDKLSLEEAGLCNCVSVPNGAPSKVSTKRLPSVQKFDLQFQYLWNCKENLDKVSRIILATDGDTSGKALAEELACRLGKERCWKVRWPNKDDSSYFKDANEVLKHMGPVALKKVIEDAELYQSNIVNQV